A genomic segment from Miscanthus floridulus cultivar M001 unplaced genomic scaffold, ASM1932011v1 os_2295_1, whole genome shotgun sequence encodes:
- the LOC136534776 gene encoding protein IMPAIRED IN BABA-INDUCED STERILITY 1-like → MGCVASKNAVSVTPAADSSGGLRDRSQPRAQESAPPVPLPVPVSSLRSSSSAARRSEKVKDEAEEPGKAVVAVPAASRNFRLRSLRKSLEGEQVAAGWPPWLSAVAGEAIQGWIPLKADSFEKLEKVGQGTYSSVFRARDLETGKIVALKKVRFDNFEPESVRFMAREIQILRRLDHPNVMKLEGLITSRLSCSLYLVFEYMEHDLAGLCSSPDIKFTEAQLKCYMNQLLSGLEHCHSRRVVHRDIKGANLLVNNEGVLKIADFGLANFFDPSKNHPLTSRVVTLWYRPPELLLGSTHYDAAVDLWSVGCVFAEMYRGKPILQGRTEVEQLHKIFKLCGSPADDYWKKSKLPHATIFKPHHPYPSTLRDVFKGLPENALSLLETLLSVEPYKRGTASGALSSEFFRTKPYACEPSSLPKHAPNKEMDAKLREDALRRKASSRGHGTEASKKSSRLSRAAREPIAVPKQIISSTEESKTNVNANKDGTVQDRTKLNGDARLFADIQPVSAAQVKESARHVKNESREEIPFSGPLSVSSSSGFAWAKRPQEDRSFDRSRTRSSSRSQFPALADQDCKTQAKENVGLRELPSRDIHVSISRVNSKVRDREPHDAAKRAVLKKWSQLERPDSFDSCDTYHSQNFSNAMFLGGTLSSKNSFKGDHGQEEKVEYSGPLLSQSHKVDELLQKNERHIRQVVRTSWFRKGRKVDK, encoded by the exons atgggctGCGTCGCGTCCAAGAACGCCGTCTCGGTGACGCCGGCGGCCGACTCGTCCGGCGGGCTCAGGGACCGGAGCCAGCCTCGCGCACAGGAGTCTGCTCCTCCGGTGCCGTTGCCGGTGCCCGTGTCTTCGCTGCGCAGCTCGTCGTCCGCGGCGAGGAGGTCGGAGAAGGTCAAGGACGAAGCGGAGGAGCCAGGGAAGGCCGTCGTCGCCGTGCCGGCCGCGTCCCGGAACTTCCGGCTGCGGAGCCTGCGGAAGAGCCTTGAGGGTGAGCAGGTGGCTGCCGGGTGGCCGCCGTGGCTCAGCGCCGTCGCCGGGGAGGCCATCCAGGGGTGGATCCCGCTCAAGGCCGACTCCTTCGAGAAGCTGGAGAAG GTTGGGCAAGGCACATACAGCAGTGTATTCAGGGCAAGGGACCTTGAGACTGGAAAGATCGTTGCCTTGAAGAAGGTTCGATTTGACAATTTTGAGCCAGAGAGTGTTAGATTCATGGCAagggagatacaaatattgagaAGACTTGATCATCCAAATGTCATGAAACTGGAAGGCTTGATTACTTCCCGGTTATCATGCAGCCTTTATCTAGTATTTGAATACATGGAGCATGATCTTGCTGGACTTTGCTCCTCCCCGGACATTAAATTCACTGAAGCACAG CTCAAGTGCTACATGAACCAGTTACTGTCAGGACTGGAGCATTGCCATTCGCGACGTGTGGTTCATCGTGATATCAAGGGTGCTAATCTCCTCGTGAATAACGAGGGGGTTCTAAAGATAGCTGATTTTGGTCTTGCAAATTTCTTTGATCCCAGCAAAAACCATCCTCTGACCAGCCGTGTTGTTACTCTGTGGTACCGACCACCTGAACTGCTACTTGGTTCAACTCACTATGATGCAGCTGTTGATCTGTGGAGTGTTGGGTGTGTATTTGCCGAGATGTATCGTGGGAAACCTATCCTGCAGGGAAGAACCGAG GTGGAACAACTACACAAGATTTTTAAGCTATGTGGTTCACCAGCTGATGATTATTGGAAGAAGTCGAAGTTGCCTCATGCAACAATATTTAAACCACATCATCCATATCCTAGTACCCTACGAGATGTTTTTAAAGGGCTACCAGAAAATGCATTGAGTTTACTAGAAACTCTTCTGTCGGTGGAGCCCTACAAGCGTGGTACTGCATCAGGTGCTCTTTCTTCTGAG TTTTTCAGGACAAAACCTTATGCGTGTGAACCTTCGAGCTTGCCTAAGCATGCGCCCAACAAGGAGATGGATGCAAAGTTACGAGAGGATGCACTCAG aAGAAAAGCTAGTAGCAGAGGGCACGGGACAGAAGCATCCAAGAAGTCTTCAAGGCTCAGCAGAGCAGCAAGAGAACCTATTGCAGTCCCTAAGCAGATAATAAGTAGCACAGAG GAATCCAAAACTAATGTGAATGCAAACAAAGATGGTACAGTACAGGATCGTACGAAACTGAATGGTGATGCTAGGCTATTTGCGGACATACAACCAGTGTCAGCGGCTCAAGTTAAAGAGAGTGCTCGTCATGTTAAGAATGAATCACGAGAGGAAATACCTTTCTCCGGGCCATTGAGTGTTTCTTCATCTAGTGGCTTTGCATGGGCCAAAAGACCACAGGAGGATCGTTCTTTTGATAGATCACGGACCAGATCTAGCTCAAGAAGCCAGTTCCCCGCTTTGGCCGATCAGGACTGTAAGACCCAAGCTAAAGAGAATGTTGGCCTTAGGGAGCTGCCTAGCAGAGACATACACGTATCAATATCACGCGTCAATTCCAAAGTCCGAGACCGGGAGCCTCATGATGCAGCAAAGCGTGCAGTACTGAAGAAGTGGTCACAGCTAGAGCGTCCAGATTCATTTGATTCTTGCGACACTTACCACTCTCAGAACTTCTCAAACGCCATGTTTCTTGGGGGTACTCTCTCATCAAAGAATAGCTTCAAG GGCGATCATGGTCAAGAAGAGAAGGTTGAATACTCTGGCCCTTTGTTGTCCCAGTCGCACAAGGTCGATGAACTGTTACAGAAGAACGAGCGCCATATCCGGCAAGTTGTTCGAACATCATGGTTCAGGAAAG GTAGAAAGGTGGACAAGTGA